One window of Chloroflexus aggregans DSM 9485 genomic DNA carries:
- a CDS encoding ABC transporter ATP-binding protein, which produces MTHRDSAALPAPQMEIDRIGLSFGGVRALLSVTFNIYPGTIQAIIGPNGAGKTSLLNCISGLYRPQQGQIRFEGRNIIGLPPHQIARLGIARSFQNIELFRHMTVVDNLMLGRHIHMRSGIFSGGFYWGRAQREEVEHREFVEQVIDLLEIQAIRKKMVGSLSYGLQKRVEVGRALAMNPRLLLLDEPMAGMNSEEKEDMARFILDINEEYGTTIVLIEHDMGVVMDISDRVAVLEFGQLIAYGTPDEVRSDPKVIDAYLGREHAIPLA; this is translated from the coding sequence ATGACGCATCGTGATTCGGCAGCGTTGCCTGCACCCCAAATGGAGATTGACCGTATTGGTCTGAGTTTTGGTGGGGTGCGCGCCTTACTTTCGGTGACCTTCAACATCTACCCCGGCACGATTCAGGCGATCATTGGCCCCAACGGAGCCGGCAAAACCAGTCTCCTCAATTGCATCAGCGGTCTGTATCGCCCACAACAGGGACAAATTCGGTTTGAAGGGCGCAACATTATCGGTCTGCCCCCACACCAGATTGCCCGCCTGGGCATTGCCCGTTCGTTTCAGAATATCGAACTCTTCCGCCACATGACGGTCGTTGATAACCTCATGCTCGGTCGTCACATCCACATGCGGAGTGGCATTTTTAGTGGCGGCTTCTATTGGGGACGCGCCCAACGGGAAGAGGTCGAGCATCGCGAATTTGTCGAGCAGGTGATCGATCTGCTCGAAATTCAGGCGATCCGCAAGAAGATGGTTGGATCGCTTTCGTATGGTCTGCAAAAGCGGGTTGAGGTAGGCCGGGCGTTAGCAATGAATCCGCGCCTCTTGCTGCTCGATGAGCCGATGGCCGGAATGAATAGCGAAGAAAAAGAGGATATGGCTCGTTTCATCCTCGATATTAACGAGGAGTACGGGACGACCATCGTGCTGATCGAGCATGATATGGGGGTGGTGATGGATATTAGCGATCGGGTTGCCGTGCTCGAGTTCGGTCAGTTGATCGCCTATGGTACACCGGACGAAGTGCGGAGCGATCCGAAAGTGATCGATGCCTACCTTGGTCGTGAACACGCAATACCACTAGCGTAA
- a CDS encoding iron ABC transporter substrate-binding protein, giving the protein MNHVTRIGVLIIAALMIAACGNQTASTPTQAPAAPTPTQTLAKLVVYSGRSESLVGPFFTRFTEATGIPVEVRYGDTAELAATILEEGANSPADLFFAQDAGALGALAAADVLIPLSTDILNQVEARFRSSDGRWVGISGRARVVVYNTNKLTEADLPRSITGFVDPQWRGRVGWAPTNGSFQAFITAMRVQLGEEATRKWLEGMIANEVKTYERNAAIVQAVAAGEIDVGFVNHYYLYQLQRQAGDTLPAANYYPADGDVGALINIAGVGILKTAKNVAGAQRLIEYMLSTDGQRYFAEQTFEYPLAGNVQPDPRLKPLSEIQTPNIDLNQLRDLQGTLQLLREVGAL; this is encoded by the coding sequence GTGAATCATGTGACTCGTATCGGCGTGTTGATCATCGCTGCGCTTATGATCGCAGCATGTGGTAATCAGACAGCATCTACTCCGACGCAAGCACCGGCAGCACCTACTCCGACGCAAACACTGGCGAAACTGGTCGTTTATTCTGGCCGCAGTGAGAGCCTCGTCGGCCCCTTCTTTACCCGATTCACCGAGGCTACCGGCATTCCGGTCGAAGTTCGTTATGGTGATACCGCCGAATTGGCGGCGACGATCCTTGAAGAGGGAGCCAATAGCCCGGCCGATCTCTTCTTTGCCCAAGATGCCGGCGCATTGGGTGCATTAGCCGCAGCCGATGTGTTGATCCCGCTCTCTACCGATATCCTCAATCAGGTTGAAGCACGTTTCCGCTCGTCGGATGGTCGGTGGGTTGGGATTAGTGGTCGCGCTCGTGTAGTCGTCTACAACACCAACAAGCTCACGGAGGCCGACCTGCCGCGTTCGATTACCGGTTTTGTCGATCCGCAATGGCGGGGGCGAGTTGGTTGGGCGCCGACCAACGGTTCATTCCAAGCCTTTATTACGGCAATGCGCGTACAGTTGGGAGAAGAGGCGACGCGCAAATGGTTAGAGGGGATGATTGCCAATGAGGTAAAGACGTATGAACGTAATGCGGCAATCGTGCAGGCTGTAGCCGCCGGTGAGATTGATGTCGGGTTTGTGAATCACTACTACCTCTACCAATTGCAGCGTCAAGCGGGTGATACACTGCCTGCCGCTAATTACTATCCGGCTGATGGTGATGTAGGCGCGCTGATCAATATTGCCGGTGTTGGCATTCTCAAGACGGCCAAGAACGTGGCTGGAGCACAGCGGCTGATCGAGTATATGCTGTCAACCGACGGTCAACGTTATTTTGCCGAACAGACCTTCGAGTATCCGCTGGCCGGTAATGTACAACCCGATCCACGATTAAAGCCCTTGTCCGAGATCCAGACGCCTAATATCGATTTGAATCAGTTGCGTGATTTGCAGGGTACGCTGCAATTACTCCGCGAGGTGGGCGCTTTGTAA
- a CDS encoding SpoIIE family protein phosphatase, whose protein sequence is MQRHISVFADWNAIPTLLAFSDELEADWRMPADYGYLLRMVIEEVATNIVKYGYHDHNRDQIHLSCTYDQGVLTITIRDRGQPFDPLTAPPPDLHAAADQRALGGLGIFFVREYADTLTYHHDPDSGWNELTVTKTMTMLDRLRSLPLFQAVPEAVLSALAPRLAECRLAPGEVLFHQGDTGHECYVVLSGAVEVITFVNGAELRLEVFHSGQIIGEMSLIDHSPRSATVRAIEPSRLVALNEQVFATLIGSSPALAMHMLRSIVSRVRNTNQRMIHDLERKNAELLTAYQQLQAAQAELIRYNRLEEELDVARRIQQSFLPRVLPQPPGWRIAAFSRGAQAVGGDFFDTIPLPDGRIGLIVADACGKSVTAALFVALSRSLLRATSQAAANLPHSTDNGAALLQHTIGLTNDYICREHGEANMFVTLFYGLLDPTTGRLLYANAGHNPPLRVNHDGTVVEELSEGVLPIGIVVGQTYEVRELYIAHGEKLVAFSDGITEAMNSSGELFGDERLHHVLQAHATQTANDLVITVVAAVDAFAAGAPQADDITLLVVERLPTEQA, encoded by the coding sequence ATGCAGCGGCACATCAGCGTTTTCGCCGATTGGAATGCAATCCCGACGTTACTGGCCTTTAGCGATGAGCTAGAGGCCGATTGGCGCATGCCCGCCGATTATGGGTATCTGTTGCGCATGGTGATTGAAGAAGTCGCAACCAATATCGTTAAGTATGGGTACCACGATCATAACCGCGATCAGATCCATCTGAGCTGTACGTATGATCAGGGCGTCTTGACCATCACGATCCGCGATCGCGGCCAACCGTTCGATCCACTCACCGCACCACCGCCCGATCTCCACGCCGCCGCCGATCAACGCGCTCTTGGCGGGCTGGGTATCTTCTTTGTGCGCGAATATGCCGATACGCTCACCTATCATCACGACCCCGATAGCGGTTGGAATGAGTTGACCGTCACCAAAACGATGACGATGCTCGACCGGCTGCGCAGCCTCCCCCTCTTTCAGGCAGTTCCCGAAGCGGTTCTGTCCGCGCTCGCGCCTCGCCTCGCCGAGTGCCGGTTAGCCCCCGGCGAAGTATTGTTTCATCAGGGTGATACCGGTCACGAATGTTATGTCGTGTTGAGCGGAGCCGTTGAGGTGATTACGTTCGTCAACGGGGCTGAACTGCGCTTAGAGGTGTTTCACAGCGGCCAAATTATCGGCGAGATGAGTTTGATCGATCACAGTCCGCGTTCGGCAACGGTGCGGGCAATTGAACCGAGTCGGCTGGTCGCCCTTAACGAACAGGTCTTTGCCACGTTGATCGGTTCGAGTCCCGCATTGGCAATGCACATGCTGCGCAGTATTGTGAGTCGGGTGCGCAATACGAACCAACGGATGATCCACGATCTCGAACGGAAGAATGCTGAGCTGCTCACCGCCTATCAACAGTTGCAAGCGGCGCAAGCCGAACTCATCCGCTACAACCGACTCGAAGAAGAGCTTGACGTTGCCCGTCGGATTCAGCAATCGTTTCTGCCCCGTGTTTTACCACAACCACCCGGCTGGCGTATCGCCGCTTTTAGCCGCGGCGCACAGGCGGTCGGTGGGGATTTCTTCGATACCATCCCGCTCCCCGATGGCCGCATTGGATTGATTGTCGCCGATGCGTGCGGCAAAAGTGTTACCGCCGCACTCTTTGTGGCACTTAGCCGATCACTCCTGCGCGCTACTTCCCAGGCTGCTGCCAATCTCCCGCATAGCACCGATAACGGCGCTGCACTGTTGCAGCACACCATTGGTCTCACCAACGACTACATTTGTCGCGAGCACGGTGAAGCCAATATGTTCGTCACCCTCTTCTACGGCCTGCTCGATCCGACCACCGGTCGCCTCCTCTACGCGAATGCCGGTCACAATCCACCGTTGCGGGTCAATCACGACGGCACCGTTGTCGAAGAGCTGAGTGAAGGGGTTTTACCGATCGGGATTGTCGTCGGGCAAACCTACGAGGTACGTGAGCTATACATCGCCCATGGCGAAAAGCTGGTTGCGTTTAGCGATGGGATTACCGAGGCGATGAATTCGTCCGGTGAGTTATTCGGTGATGAGCGATTGCATCACGTATTGCAAGCACATGCCACTCAGACGGCGAACGATCTGGTTATTACGGTGGTAGCCGCCGTCGATGCGTTTGCCGCCGGAGCACCTCAGGCCGATGACATCACTCTCTTGGTTGTTGAGCGATTGCCGACAGAACAAGCATAG
- a CDS encoding HEAT repeat domain-containing protein, giving the protein MFDRETWRQRIAERFNNFARNPRQEIQVTGVNTVLGFLAVRALEPFLEAFQDEPVAAVLTLAEISRGPGANHLVRRAFHWRYQLAQLIERELRSRPELRITVEEILMALNVIHLARQRLNSSRDEWLRLTLLAELDTFEPGDFEQLRRQLHDPGWQSRYEAIRRLRVREGNFTAADLVLLHDGLSDSASHVRAAAARTLGLITGTPPQPLVKTLIRLAIHDCDLETRFAAARTLGQLRDRIASPQLIDYLVECLEDPDSFVRSAAALVVSQLGEMAGTGPVIDHLLVMLNDVDAYARESAARALGRLGVAAATSTVLNALAQAVDDADPNVHEAAVDAIARLRKLRATLPLTQSRHPTEPLAV; this is encoded by the coding sequence ATGTTCGACCGCGAAACGTGGCGGCAGCGGATCGCCGAACGCTTTAACAACTTCGCCCGCAACCCTCGGCAGGAGATCCAAGTTACCGGTGTGAACACTGTGCTTGGCTTTTTAGCCGTGCGTGCGCTTGAACCGTTCCTCGAAGCATTTCAGGACGAACCGGTAGCAGCCGTGCTGACCCTCGCCGAGATTTCCCGTGGTCCCGGCGCCAACCATCTTGTGCGTCGTGCTTTCCACTGGCGCTACCAACTGGCACAACTGATCGAACGTGAGCTGCGTTCACGGCCTGAATTGCGGATCACCGTCGAAGAGATTCTGATGGCCTTAAACGTGATCCATCTGGCCCGCCAACGGTTGAATAGCTCACGTGACGAGTGGCTACGCCTAACCCTGCTCGCCGAACTTGACACCTTTGAGCCCGGTGATTTCGAGCAGCTTCGTCGCCAGTTGCACGACCCCGGCTGGCAAAGTCGCTATGAAGCCATTCGCCGTCTGCGTGTGCGCGAAGGCAATTTTACCGCTGCCGATCTGGTCTTGCTCCACGATGGGCTGAGTGATAGTGCCTCACACGTGCGTGCAGCAGCAGCGCGTACCCTTGGTCTCATCACCGGTACACCGCCCCAACCCCTCGTCAAGACGTTAATCCGGCTTGCGATCCACGATTGCGATCTGGAAACCCGCTTCGCCGCCGCACGCACGCTCGGTCAACTGCGTGACCGTATCGCTTCACCGCAGTTGATCGATTATCTGGTTGAATGCCTGGAAGATCCCGATAGCTTCGTTCGCTCGGCAGCAGCCTTGGTGGTGAGCCAGTTGGGCGAGATGGCCGGTACCGGCCCGGTGATCGACCACCTCCTCGTTATGCTCAACGATGTCGATGCCTACGCTCGTGAATCTGCCGCGCGCGCCCTCGGTCGTCTCGGTGTCGCTGCTGCGACCTCTACCGTCCTGAATGCGCTTGCCCAGGCCGTTGATGATGCTGACCCTAATGTCCACGAGGCAGCAGTTGATGCCATCGCTCGCCTGCGGAAGCTACGCGCTACCCTACCACTCACGCAGAGCCGCCATCCCACGGAGCCGTTAGCAGTCTAG
- a CDS encoding ABC transporter permease: MIRRTTLTPAALSTASLRRQPWLLIGLSLAVVMLVLLPISYLIVRALEAGPDAWAVLLRPRTLRVVFNSLGVAIATALLSVVIAAPLAWLTVCVDIPGRRFWAIATALPLAVPSYINGFAIIVVLGPVGLLQQMLAPFGVERLPPIYGFAGAVLALTLSSYPYVLLNMRAALLRCDPAVEDAARSMGDSPWRVFWRILLPQVRPAIAIGALLAALYSLSDFGAVSLLQFETFTRSIYVQYRGSFDRSGAALLALVLIGLTLSLIGIEHLIRGRPSMSRTTCAVARLRRLADIGWWRWPAALYAGLITLLGVGMPLIALSYWLIRGLLNGQTLTTLWRPLGNSLLAAGGAALLTVVMAVPIALLVARFPSQLSRLLDAAAYTGYALPGIVVALALVFFGANFMPWIYQTLPMLLSGLAIRFLPQAVGGLRTTLQQMNPRVEDAARSLGRTPLAVFIGITLPLIMPGVLSAAALVFLTSIKELPTTLLLSPTGFPTLATMIWSATSEAMFTQAAAPALVLLMVSAGAMALMLINERTE, from the coding sequence ATGATCCGCCGTACTACCCTTACTCCGGCTGCTCTATCCACAGCTTCGCTCCGTCGGCAACCGTGGTTGTTGATCGGCTTGAGCCTGGCTGTTGTGATGTTGGTATTGTTGCCGATTAGCTACTTGATAGTGCGCGCGTTAGAAGCCGGGCCTGATGCGTGGGCCGTGTTACTTCGTCCGCGAACGTTACGAGTGGTGTTCAACAGTCTGGGTGTGGCGATAGCTACGGCTCTGCTCAGTGTGGTTATCGCTGCTCCGTTGGCTTGGTTGACGGTATGTGTTGACATTCCGGGACGCAGGTTTTGGGCAATTGCCACTGCTTTGCCACTGGCCGTGCCGTCGTACATCAACGGTTTCGCGATTATTGTAGTATTAGGTCCGGTGGGTCTGTTGCAGCAGATGCTTGCCCCATTCGGTGTTGAGCGGTTGCCACCGATTTACGGGTTCGCCGGAGCAGTGTTAGCCCTCACGTTGAGTAGTTACCCATACGTCTTGCTGAACATGCGCGCGGCCCTGCTGCGCTGCGATCCGGCGGTGGAAGATGCAGCCCGGAGTATGGGCGATAGTCCATGGCGAGTGTTCTGGCGAATTTTACTGCCACAGGTGCGTCCGGCGATTGCGATCGGTGCTCTGCTCGCTGCCCTCTACAGCTTGAGCGATTTTGGTGCGGTCTCGTTGTTGCAATTTGAAACCTTCACGCGCTCCATCTATGTGCAGTATCGTGGTTCGTTCGATCGGAGCGGAGCAGCCCTGTTGGCACTGGTACTGATCGGGTTGACCCTCAGCCTGATAGGGATTGAGCACCTGATCCGGGGACGACCAAGTATGAGTCGGACGACGTGTGCCGTGGCGCGGTTGCGGCGGTTGGCCGATATTGGATGGTGGCGTTGGCCGGCCGCACTCTATGCCGGACTAATCACGCTCTTGGGCGTTGGGATGCCGCTGATCGCACTTAGCTATTGGTTAATCCGTGGTCTCTTGAACGGCCAAACCCTCACTACTCTCTGGCGTCCACTGGGCAATTCGTTACTGGCTGCCGGTGGTGCAGCGCTCCTGACCGTCGTGATGGCCGTGCCGATTGCGCTCCTTGTGGCCCGCTTTCCGTCGCAATTGAGCCGTCTGCTCGATGCCGCAGCATATACCGGCTATGCCCTGCCCGGTATCGTGGTGGCGTTAGCACTCGTATTCTTCGGGGCAAATTTTATGCCATGGATTTATCAAACGTTACCAATGCTCCTGTCAGGGTTGGCAATTCGCTTTTTGCCACAGGCAGTAGGTGGGCTACGGACTACGTTGCAGCAGATGAATCCACGGGTAGAAGATGCGGCCCGTTCACTAGGACGTACCCCGCTTGCCGTCTTTATCGGGATCACCTTACCACTGATCATGCCCGGTGTGTTGTCGGCAGCAGCGCTGGTTTTTCTCACCTCAATCAAAGAGTTACCAACAACGTTACTGCTTAGCCCAACCGGTTTTCCCACTTTGGCGACAATGATCTGGAGTGCGACATCAGAAGCGATGTTCACGCAAGCTGCTGCGCCGGCGTTAGTATTACTCATGGTATCGGCGGGGGCAATGGCGCTGATGCTGATCAATGAGCGGACAGAGTAG
- a CDS encoding M20/M25/M40 family metallo-hydrolase: MTIHAPPSTEQLVRVLRHLCRQPSTTGQPDELRTAAEHIAFLIRLLGMQVRIVSSSPAPVIIAHRVGCRPQTLLLYHYYDTPPTGPWRYWSSEPFELAERDGQMFGRGVAGGKGALAAHLAALQAVVQREGDLPCGVTLVIEGAANSGSPGLAEALRSHADLLQCDAVLASIGDRDANGIPICVSGSKGWLRLRLLARGPAYPLPAGFATSVANPLWRLIWALAALKGDDEDVRIEGFYDAVEGPSRADNAMIRQLQLASGARRQAWQIDQFLFGIDGAALSRSEVTLPTCNVSALTVEPHHDLPGIPSAAIALLDLQLVPRQQPDAVTELIRQFLHEKGFGDVTIERLPGGYAPWVTATDNPFVSRVATIGATVFERPPAVVPAGPYPIPFSVLTEVHPVPTVSIGFTPVESTVFAPNEHIALADLSRHSQLLIELLDRLWV, translated from the coding sequence GTGACGATCCACGCACCGCCATCAACAGAACAGCTTGTCCGGGTGTTGCGCCATCTCTGTCGGCAGCCATCGACTACCGGCCAGCCCGATGAGTTGCGCACTGCTGCCGAACATATTGCGTTCCTTATCCGTTTGCTCGGCATGCAGGTGCGGATTGTTAGCTCGTCACCTGCACCGGTGATCATCGCTCATCGCGTCGGTTGTCGCCCACAAACCCTCTTGCTGTACCACTATTACGATACACCACCGACCGGTCCGTGGCGCTACTGGTCATCGGAACCATTTGAGTTGGCCGAGCGGGATGGACAAATGTTTGGACGAGGTGTAGCCGGTGGTAAAGGGGCACTGGCTGCGCATCTGGCTGCGTTGCAAGCTGTGGTGCAACGCGAAGGTGATTTGCCGTGTGGGGTGACCCTGGTGATAGAGGGTGCCGCCAACAGCGGTAGTCCGGGATTAGCCGAAGCGTTACGTTCGCACGCCGATCTCCTGCAATGTGACGCGGTGCTGGCCAGTATTGGCGATCGTGACGCGAATGGGATACCAATTTGTGTTAGTGGTAGTAAAGGATGGCTCCGGCTACGCCTTCTCGCCCGTGGTCCAGCGTACCCCTTACCGGCCGGGTTTGCTACTAGTGTTGCCAACCCACTCTGGCGCTTAATTTGGGCATTGGCTGCGCTGAAAGGCGACGATGAAGACGTGCGTATCGAAGGGTTCTACGATGCAGTTGAAGGTCCATCGCGTGCCGATAATGCGATGATTCGGCAGTTGCAACTCGCTTCTGGCGCGCGTCGCCAGGCCTGGCAGATCGATCAATTTCTCTTTGGTATCGATGGTGCAGCCTTGAGCCGGTCGGAGGTGACGCTGCCAACGTGCAATGTGAGCGCACTGACGGTTGAGCCACACCATGATTTGCCGGGTATTCCATCGGCTGCAATAGCGTTGCTTGATCTGCAACTGGTGCCGCGCCAACAGCCCGATGCCGTCACCGAGCTGATACGGCAGTTTCTCCATGAGAAAGGTTTTGGCGATGTGACCATCGAACGTCTGCCTGGTGGCTATGCGCCATGGGTGACGGCAACCGATAATCCCTTTGTTAGCCGGGTAGCCACTATTGGTGCGACAGTATTTGAACGTCCGCCGGCAGTTGTCCCTGCCGGCCCCTATCCCATCCCGTTTAGTGTGTTGACCGAGGTGCATCCGGTGCCTACGGTGAGTATCGGCTTTACCCCGGTAGAGAGTACCGTTTTTGCCCCGAATGAGCATATTGCCCTCGCCGACCTTAGTCGGCACAGTCAGCTGTTGATCGAGTTGCTCGACCGATTGTGGGTCTAA
- a CDS encoding COX15/CtaA family protein produces MDSRHRAFVNFAWLNVGYNLLVILWGAFVRATGSGAGCGDHWPLCDGQVIPRSPDAAQLIEFSHRVTSGIALLLVIALLVWALRLFAAGHPARRAAIAAMVFMIIESLIGAALVLFQLVAHNASLTRALSLGLHLVNTLLLIGSIALTAWYASGKPAPELRGKGRLLAMLIAALVGTAIVGSSGAVTALGDTLLQLGVLPGGVSQPINRDSHPLVLMRIIHPVLGTLVGLAMISLAQQAIRYDPSPTTRRLAWITATIFVGQIFLGALNVILKAPVWMQLVHLLFADLAWLALVLLGATLLGRPGTVVVTQSPVISSSPAR; encoded by the coding sequence ATGGATTCACGACACCGTGCATTTGTCAACTTTGCGTGGCTGAATGTCGGCTACAACTTGCTGGTGATTCTGTGGGGTGCGTTTGTGCGGGCCACCGGTTCAGGGGCCGGCTGCGGCGATCACTGGCCGTTATGCGATGGTCAAGTCATCCCACGTTCCCCTGATGCAGCCCAACTGATCGAGTTTTCGCATCGGGTGACGAGTGGTATTGCCCTTCTCTTAGTGATCGCCCTACTGGTCTGGGCCTTACGTTTGTTTGCTGCCGGCCACCCGGCACGACGCGCTGCCATTGCTGCAATGGTGTTCATGATTATCGAATCGCTGATCGGTGCGGCATTGGTGCTGTTCCAATTGGTTGCTCACAACGCTTCGCTGACACGCGCACTCTCCCTCGGTCTTCACTTGGTGAACACGCTCTTGCTCATTGGGTCGATTGCCCTGACTGCATGGTATGCGAGTGGTAAACCGGCTCCTGAATTGCGCGGTAAAGGGAGGCTGTTGGCAATGCTGATAGCTGCCCTCGTGGGCACGGCAATCGTCGGTTCGAGTGGTGCAGTGACCGCCCTTGGTGACACCCTGTTACAGTTGGGGGTTTTACCCGGCGGTGTCTCCCAACCGATCAACCGTGATAGTCATCCGCTCGTGTTGATGCGTATTATTCACCCGGTACTTGGCACACTGGTCGGGTTGGCGATGATCTCACTTGCCCAACAAGCAATACGCTATGACCCCTCGCCAACGACGCGGCGACTGGCATGGATAACGGCAACGATCTTTGTTGGCCAAATCTTCTTGGGTGCGCTGAACGTAATCCTTAAAGCACCGGTTTGGATGCAGTTGGTGCATCTGCTCTTTGCCGATCTGGCATGGTTGGCCCTGGTGCTGCTGGGAGCAACGTTGTTAGGCCGACCTGGCACCGTCGTGGTCACACAATCACCGGTCATCTCCAGTTCGCCGGCACGCTAG
- a CDS encoding STAS domain-containing protein, with amino-acid sequence MNTEQVDDVLIIQLPARLDAAGVAAIESDLASTITGHGGKVLADMTNVNFVASLALRMLLSNLRAIQPLGGDLRLYGLQPQIAEIFRKSRFDTLFKIYPDRETALAAYRNR; translated from the coding sequence GTGAACACCGAGCAAGTAGACGATGTGCTGATTATTCAGCTTCCCGCCCGACTGGACGCTGCGGGCGTGGCAGCGATTGAGTCGGATTTAGCATCAACCATCACCGGCCACGGCGGTAAGGTTCTAGCCGATATGACAAACGTCAACTTTGTCGCCAGTTTGGCCCTGCGTATGCTGCTGAGCAACCTCCGCGCAATCCAACCGCTCGGAGGTGATTTGCGCCTTTACGGTTTACAACCGCAAATCGCCGAAATCTTTCGCAAAAGCCGGTTCGATACCCTCTTCAAAATCTACCCCGACCGCGAAACAGCGCTGGCAGCCTATCGTAATCGGTAA